The proteins below are encoded in one region of Dromaius novaehollandiae isolate bDroNov1 chromosome 9, bDroNov1.hap1, whole genome shotgun sequence:
- the IRS1 gene encoding insulin receptor substrate 1 yields the protein MASPTDNNEGFFSDVRKVGYLRKPKSMHKRFFVLRAASESGPARLEYYENEKKWRHKSGAPKRSIPLESCFNINKRADSKNKHLVALYTKDEHFAIAADSEPEQESWYQALLQLHNRAKGHHHLHHHHHHHHSDVTFGGSNVGLGEAGEDNYGEVAPGPAFKEVWQVILKPKGLGQTKNLIGIYRLCLTNKTISFVKLNSDAAAVVLQLLNIRRCGHSENFFFIEVGRSAVTGPGEFWMQVDDSVVAQNMHETILEAMRAMSEEFRPRSKSQSSSNCSNPISVPLRSRHHINNPPPSQVGLSRRSRTESVTATSPAGGGGGGTGGKPSSFRVRASSDGEGTMSRPASVDGSPVSPSANRTHSHRHRGNSRLHPPLNHSRSIPMPSSRCSPSATSPVSLSSSSTSGHGSTSDCLFPRRSSASVSGSPSDGGFISSDEYGSSPCDFRSSFRSVTPDSLGHTPPARGDEELNYICMGGKATSSCCSLVAPNGHFIPRTCHPQQPPRYAGTPCCPRGGGEEVTDLEKAFRKRTHSAGTSPTISHQKTPSQSSVASIEEYTEMLPSYSCSSSRLSSYRHSAFVPTHSYPEECLEMHHLDSGHHRTNSAPHTDDGYMPMSPGVAPVPSGGGPPKGGDYMPMSPKSVSAPQQIINPGRGGRHPPPMVDSNGYMMMSPSGSYSPDGGPAGYGKIWTNGAGHHPKLSVESNEGKLPCGGSDYINMSPASGSTTSTPPDCYFGGAGQPGAEEAAAATAPHHKPIYSYFSLPRSFKHVQRRGGGVAAGGDEGSPQPRIALSSGRLLYAAEDSSSSTSSDSLGGGGGAEGGPPPQPQPPRKVDTAVQTRSRLARPTRLSLGGPKASTLPRAREQPPLLLPPEPKSPGEYVNIEFIAGDKPAFPAAALGLRLPPPPGDEGAEEYMNMDLGLPRAPCPAGFAAVRAAPAARPGRGAAPGGRDYVTMQLGGGAGGSCSDCADSPSPSSPALLLNYADVRAGRSGAEKPPAAAPASPQLPRPPAELAAAPPRSSSLLGGPGASSAFTRVSLSPGRNQSAKVIRADPQGGRRRHSSETFSSTPSAARGAAGGGGPGAPFPCGGAGGAEEVKRHSSASFENVWLRPAAGEAAGAPAARREPGAAPALENGLNYIDLDLAKDFSSHRRHHHLRPPAEGAALLGGKPPPPQQQPAPPSQPRGGSHSSDDLSAYASISFQKREEM from the coding sequence ATGGCTAGCCCCACAGATAATAACGAGGGCTTCTTCTCAGATGTCAGAAAGGTGGGTTACTTGCGCAAACCCAAGAGCATGCATAAACGCTTTTTTGTGCTGAGGGCAGCCAGCGAGTCAGGACCCGCCCGGCTGGAGTATTACGAGAATGAGAAGAAATGGAGACACAAGTCAGGGGCCCCCAAGCGCTCCATCCCATTAGAAAGCTGCTTCAACATCAACAAACGAGCTGACTCCAAGAACAAGCACCTGGTGGCCCTCTACACCAAGGACGAGCACTTTGCCATTGCAGCTGACAGTGAGCCTGAACAGGAGAGCTGGTACCAAgcgctgctgcagctgcacaacAGGGCCAAGGGCCACCACCACctccatcaccaccaccaccaccaccacagcgACGTCACCTTTGGGGGCAGCAATGTGGGATTGGGGGAAGCAGGCGAGGACAACTATGGTGAGGTAGCCCCTGGCCCAGCTTTTAAGGAAGTTTGGCAAGTAATTCTGAAGCCTAAGGGCCTAGGCCAGACAAAGAACCTGATTGGCATCTACCGCCTGTGCCTGACTAACAAGACCATCAGCTTTGTGAAGCTGAATTCGGATGCGGCTGCTGTGGTGCTGCAGCTGCTCAATATCCGCCGCTGTGGTCACTCTGAGAACTTCTTCTTCATTGAGGTGGGGCGCTCAGCTGTGACTGGGCCTGGCGAGTTCTGGATGCAGGTGGACGACTCGGTGGTGGCGCAGAACATGCACGAAACCATCCTGGAGGCCATGCGAGCCATGAGCGAGGAATTCCGGCCCCGCAGCAAGAGCCAGTCCTCCTCAAACTGTTCCAACCCCATCTCCGTGCCTCTTCGTAGCAGACACCACATCAACAACCCTCCACCCAGCCAAGTGGGGCTCAGTCGCCGGTCCAGGACTGAAAGCGTCACTGCCACATCTCCTGCTGGCGGTGGCGGAGGAGGTACTGGTGGCAAACCTAGCTCTTTCCGGGTACGAGCATCAAGTGATGGGGAAGGCACTATGTCAAGGCCTGCCTCTGTGGATGGTAGTCCAGTTAGTCCCAGCGCCAACCGGACCCATTCACATCGACACCGTGGCAACTCCAGGCTCCATCCTCCACTCAACCACAGCCGGTCCATCCCGATGCCTTCCTCGCGCTGCTCTCCATCGGCCACCAGTCCAGTCAGCCTGTCATCCAGCAGCACTAGTGGCCATGGCTCCACCTCGGACTGCCTCTTTCCACGCAGGTCTAGTGCTTCGGTTTCCGGCTCCCCGAGCGATGGtggatttatttcttctgatGAGTATGGCTCTAGCCCATGTGACTTCCGCAGCTCTTTTCGCAGTGTGACCCCAGATTCATTGGGACACACCCCACCAGCTCGGGGCGACGAAGAGCTCAACTACATCTGCATGGGGGGGAAGGCCACCTCATCTTGCTGTAGCCTGGTGGCCCCCAATGGCCACTTCATCCCACGCACCTGCCAcccgcagcagccgccccgcTATGCCGGTACCCCCTGCTGTCCCCGAGGTGGTGGTGAGGAGGTTACCGACTTGGAGAAGGCATTCAGGAAACGGACTCACTCTGCAGGCACTTCGCCCACCATCTCCCACCAGAAGACACCCTCGCAGTCTTCGGTGGCCTCCATAGAGGAATATACGGAGATGCTGCCTTCTTACTCTTGTAGCAGCAGCCGGCTGTCCTCCTACCGGCACTCGGCCTTTGTGCCCACTCACTCCTACCCTGAGGAGTGTTTGGAGATGCACCACCTGGACAGTGGCCACCATCGGACCAACTCCGCCCCCCACACAGATGATGGCTACATGCCGATGTCTCCTGGCGTAGCCCCTGTGCCCAGTGGTGGTGGGCCCCCCAAGGGTGGCGACTACATGCCTATGAGTCCTAAGAGCGTGTCAGCCCCGCAGCAGATCATCAACCCTGGCAGGGGGGGCCGCCACCCTCCACCCATGGTGGACTCCAATGGCTACATGATGATGTCCCCCAGCGGCAGCTACTCGCCCGATGGCGGCCCTGCGGGCTACGGCAAGATCTGGACTAACGGGGCCGGCCACCACCCAAAGCTTTCGGTGGAGAGCAACGAAGGGAAGCTCCCCTGTGGCGGCAGCGACTACATCAACATGTCCCCGGCTAGCGGCTCCACCACCAGCACCCCGCCGGACTGCTACTTtgggggcgcggggcagccgggcgCCGAGGAGGCCGCCGCTGCCACCGCTCCCCACCACAAGCCCATCTACTCCTACTTCTCCCTGCCGCGCTCCTTCAAGCACgtgcagcggcgcggcggcggggtggcggcgggcggcgacgagggcagcccccagcctcgCATCGCCCTCAGCTCCGGCCGCCTCCTCTACGCCGCCGAGGACTCGTCCTCGTCCACCAGCAGCGACagcctgggcggcggcggcggcgcggagggcggccccccgccgcagccgcagcccccgcgcaAGGTGGACACGGCGGTGCAGACCAGGAGCCGCCTGGCGCGGCCCACGCGCTTGTCGCTGGGCGGCCCCAAGGCCAGCACCCTGCCACGggcccgggagcagccgccgctcCTCCTGCCCCCGGAGCCCAAGAGCCCCGGCGAGTACGTGAACATCGAGTTCATCGCCGGCGACAAGCCGgccttccccgccgccgccctgggcctgcgcctgccgccgccgccgggggacgAGGGCGCCGAGGAGTACATGAACATGGACCTGGGGCTGCCGCGGGCCCCCTGCCCCGCCGGCTTCGCTGCCGTgcgggcggcccccgcggcgcggcccggccgaggcgcggcccccggcggccggGACTATGTGACTATGCAGCTGGGGGGAGGCGCCGGGGGCTCCTGCTCGGACTGCGCCGACAGCCCTTCGCCGTCCTCCCCGGCCCTGCTGCTCAACTACGCCGACGTGCGGGCGGGCCGCTCCGGCGCGGAGAagccgccggcggccgcgccggcctcCCCGCagctgccgcggccgccggccgagctggccgcggcgccgccgcgctcctccTCGCTGCTCGGGGGCCCCGGCGCGAGCAGCGCCTTCACCCGCGTCAGCCTCAGCCCCGGCCGCAACCAGAGTGCCAAAGTGATCCGCGCCGACCCccagggcggccggcggcggcacaGCTCCGAGACCTTCTCCTCCACGCCGAGCGCCGCCCgcggagcggcgggcggcggcggcccgggcgcgcCGTTCCcctgcggcggcgcggggggcgccgagGAGGTGAAGCGCCACAGCTCGGCCTCCTTCGAGAACGTCTGGCTGCGGcccgccgcgggggaggcggccggcgccccggccgcccgccgggagccgggggccgcgcccgccctcGAGAACGGACTCAACTACATCGACCTGGACTTAGCGAAGGATTTTAGCAgccaccgccgccaccaccaTCTCCGCCCCCCCGCGGAGGGCGCCGCTCTGCTGGGGgggaagccgccgccgccgcagcagcagccggccccgccgagccagccccgcggcggcagccACTCCAGCGACGACTTGAGCGCGTACGCCAGCATCAGCTTCCAGAAGCGGGAGGAGATGTAG